From the genome of Dryobates pubescens isolate bDryPub1 chromosome 9, bDryPub1.pri, whole genome shotgun sequence, one region includes:
- the C9H5orf22 gene encoding UPF0489 protein C5orf22 homolog — MSGGVSVAGGWDCSRKDCLRTYPVLPVWVVEDHQDVLPFIYRAIGSKHLPDSNISFVHLDSHPDLLIPVNMPADTVFDKEALFSEVSIENWIMPAVYAGHISQVLWLHPPWAQQISEGKHQFLVGKDISTTTIRVTGTDHYFLSDGLYVPADQLENQKPLNLHVILINPTEASNSQEENGEVAAAKRLKLNTDDTASTSFASSSVAPGNLDHSSPRLKKDVENASAPNKAETLSECSASSSLRNSECPVREVIKDVCQVLQNGDPYVLDIDLDFFSVKNPFKEMYTQAEYELLQELYNFKKPHRNATEESLVDCVESRVHQLEDLEAAFADLCDNDDEETLQKWASYPGMKSLVQLVHSLKTRMESPDYEMVHQAGLTCDYMELPHHVSTEEEIEGLIESIKALLKDLPKPTLVTVARSSLDDYCPSEQVDIIQEKVLSLLGSVYGPLDVHLDYMSTSSL, encoded by the exons ATGAGTGGCGGGGTCTCGGTGGCTGGCGGCTGGGACTGTTCCCGCAAGGATTGCTTGCGGACCTACCCGGTGCTGCCGGTGTGGGTGGTGGAGGACCATCAGGAC GTGCTGCCTTTCATCTATCGAGCCATTGGTTCAAAGCATCTTCCTGACAGTAACATCAGCTTTGTTCACCTTGATTCCCATCCAGACCTTCTTATTCCTGTGAATATGCCTGCAGACACTGTATTTGACAAAGAAGCTCTTTTTAG TGAAGTAAGTATTGAGAACTGGATAATGCCTGCTGTTTATGCTGGTCATATTTCTCAAGTGCTATGGCTTCACCCACCCTGGGCCCAGCAGATCTCAGAAGGAAAGCATCAATTTTTAGTTGGGAAAGACATATCAACAACTACAATCAG GGTTACAGGTACAGATCATTACTTTTTGAGTGATGGTCtttatgtccctgctgaccagcTGGAAAACCAGAAGCCTTTAAATTTACATGTCATTCTCATCAATCCTACTGAAGCATCAAACAGCCAGGAAGAAAATGGTGAAGTAGCAGCTGCTAAGAGATTGAAGCTAAATACAGATGACACAGCAAGCACCTCTTTTGCCTCTTCATCAGTGGCTCCTGGTAACCTTGATCACAGCAGCCCAAGACTGAAGAAGGATGTAGAAAATGCAAGTGCTCCGAACAAGGCAGAAACATTGTCAGAGTGCTCAGCTTCAAGCTCTCTCAGGAACAGTGAATGCCCAGTACGGGAAGTTATTAAAGATGTCTGCCAAGTACTGCAGAACGGGGACCCATATGTCTTAGACATCGACTTAGATTTCTTTTCAGTTAAAAATCCTTTCAAAGAAATGTACACACAG GCAGAATATGAGCTTTTGCAAGAGTTGTACAATTTCAAGAAGCCTCATAGAAATGCAACAGAG GAGAGCTTGGTGGATTGTGTTGAAAGCCGTGTTCATCAGCTAGAAGACTTGGAAGCAGCATTTGCAGATTTGTGTGATAATGATGATGAAGAGACCCTACAGAAGTGGGCTTCATATCCTGG AATGAAGTCACTTGTTCAACTAGTTCACAGTTTGAAAACCAGGATGGAAAGTCCAGACTACGAAATG GTCCATCAGGCAGGTCTGACCTGTGATTATATGGAGCTTCCTCACCATGTTAGCACTGAAGAGGAGATCGAAGGCCTCATAGAATCCATTAAAGCTCTACTAAAAGATCTGCCTAAGCCCACACTTGTGACGGTTGCTCG ATCAAGTTTGGATGACTATTGCCCTTCAGAGCAGGTTGACATCATTCAAGAGAAGGTTCTCAGTTTATTGGGTTCAGTGTATGGCCCTCTGGATGTGCACTTAGATTACATGAGCACCTCTTCTTTGTGA